From Paenibacillus sp. V4I7, one genomic window encodes:
- a CDS encoding sorbosone dehydrogenase family protein — MRTILVILIALSLGITSGCTSNKEVSEPSPDQTSTTQLDIPYKMETVAEGLNVPWEMDIAKDGRFFFTERPGTLRVIEKGLLNPEPVISFEAPFISEGEGGLLGLALDPSFMENHYIYVYHTYRLNDQINNRVLRLIEKNNKAQLDKVLISGLPGAQNHNGGRIKIGTDKLLYITSGDRYDPPLAQDPTSTGGKILRIALDGSIPASNPIKNSPIYSMGHRNPQGLAWHPETGQLYSSEHGQSAHDEINLIEPGGNYGWPLIEGDTASSPVKANLKTPILQSGKETWAPSGTAFVSKGPWKGSLLVAGLRGERLLKINLKGPKYDTVSNVEHLFQGKFGRLRNVYEGPDGSLYLMTNNRDGRGKPNKGDDKIIRLKPNF, encoded by the coding sequence ATGAGAACGATCCTAGTTATTCTAATAGCTTTATCGCTTGGGATAACCTCTGGCTGTACGTCGAATAAAGAAGTTAGTGAACCATCTCCAGATCAGACTTCAACGACACAATTGGATATTCCCTATAAAATGGAAACCGTCGCCGAAGGACTTAACGTCCCTTGGGAGATGGATATTGCGAAGGATGGCCGGTTTTTTTTCACGGAAAGACCTGGTACTCTGCGTGTGATTGAGAAGGGTCTTCTGAACCCTGAGCCAGTTATCTCTTTCGAGGCCCCCTTCATTAGCGAAGGTGAGGGAGGATTGTTAGGGCTTGCGCTTGATCCCTCTTTTATGGAAAACCATTATATCTATGTCTATCACACCTATCGACTAAATGATCAAATTAACAATCGTGTGTTGAGGCTTATCGAAAAAAATAACAAAGCGCAGCTGGATAAAGTGTTAATTTCCGGATTACCAGGAGCACAAAACCATAACGGCGGAAGGATTAAAATTGGTACCGATAAGCTGCTTTATATTACCTCTGGTGATCGGTATGATCCTCCTTTAGCACAAGATCCAACAAGCACGGGAGGCAAAATATTACGAATTGCCCTAGATGGATCTATTCCTGCCTCAAATCCTATTAAGAATTCGCCTATCTACAGCATGGGGCACCGTAACCCTCAAGGGCTCGCTTGGCATCCAGAAACAGGGCAATTGTACAGCTCCGAACATGGACAATCCGCACATGATGAGATTAATCTTATTGAACCTGGGGGCAATTATGGCTGGCCATTAATCGAAGGTGACACAGCATCGAGTCCAGTGAAAGCTAATCTTAAAACGCCAATCCTCCAGAGCGGAAAAGAAACGTGGGCACCATCAGGCACAGCATTCGTTAGCAAGGGGCCTTGGAAAGGCAGCCTCCTAGTGGCAGGATTACGGGGAGAACGGCTTTTAAAAATAAATCTAAAAGGTCCAAAGTACGATACAGTCAGCAACGTGGAGCATTTGTTTCAAGGGAAGTTCGGCAGGCTTCGCAATGTCTATGAAGGACCCGACGGATCTCTATATCTCATGACGAACAACCGTGACGGTCGCGGCAAGCCAAATAAAGGCGATGATAAGATCATTCGACTGAAGCCAAACTTTTGA
- a CDS encoding SWIM zinc finger domain-containing protein: protein MSSPVLNDDQWLMLLEYVAETYNDVTLSRGFTFFKQQRVASLNISETRVVQARVVEEETGDYRVTLNLDKPRSSQCSCPVPASCKHMAAVWMELGDRLGYPASQIMNAKLHLKRVTSVTSLESTLTQLPKMDVSGWQKFLNHYTSPIKATYDLGNYVDMLRQQLQNIKKVTIPFSDIDRIFFDMHQELFILRKIKEQNAQGGVSYYTSSTLYRVYDEIHTWLKQQSPLLNFSISGERLEQTFSYIRQQMADESGHNYHDYGVYTVLWKYWVTPDPEASPYVTKEIEALETMTMDSPSPSLSAAKAFLYLQQSRSKEAWEALEANDIFKEAPAKLFIPFLDYLYDTQNWEELVNWLRRSVSFFNRKRTKELELYADFWTKAIVHLPQAEEHMWSVLEELLPYSFRIIEEMLYDQRKWKPWLEMQILQGHDPLYHRVNVLQPIEKDTPKLLLPYYHQAVDHYVSLKNRHDYKLAVRLLKRLDKVYKKMKQTERWEHFFSGFVERHSRLRALQEELRKGKLLG, encoded by the coding sequence ATGAGTTCTCCCGTTTTAAACGACGACCAATGGTTGATGCTGCTGGAGTACGTAGCCGAAACTTATAATGATGTTACCCTTAGTCGAGGGTTTACTTTCTTTAAACAACAGCGAGTAGCTTCCCTGAACATTTCTGAGACTCGTGTCGTTCAGGCAAGGGTGGTCGAGGAAGAAACAGGAGATTACCGAGTTACTCTGAATTTAGACAAGCCCCGTTCCAGTCAATGTAGTTGTCCAGTACCAGCCTCTTGCAAGCATATGGCAGCCGTTTGGATGGAGCTTGGAGATCGTCTGGGTTACCCCGCTTCCCAAATTATGAATGCCAAACTGCATCTCAAGCGGGTTACTTCAGTTACTTCCTTGGAGTCTACACTCACACAATTGCCCAAAATGGATGTATCCGGCTGGCAGAAGTTTCTGAATCATTATACGTCCCCCATTAAGGCGACTTATGATTTGGGAAATTATGTTGACATGTTAAGGCAGCAATTGCAGAACATCAAGAAGGTCACTATTCCTTTTTCTGATATCGATCGGATTTTTTTTGACATGCATCAGGAATTATTTATCCTTAGAAAAATAAAAGAGCAGAATGCACAAGGTGGCGTAAGTTACTACACCTCTTCCACCCTTTATCGGGTTTACGATGAAATCCATACTTGGCTAAAGCAACAATCGCCTCTTCTCAACTTCTCGATCTCTGGAGAGCGTCTTGAACAGACGTTTAGTTATATCAGACAGCAGATGGCTGACGAATCGGGTCATAATTATCATGATTATGGCGTCTATACCGTGCTTTGGAAATATTGGGTTACCCCAGATCCCGAGGCAAGTCCATATGTAACTAAGGAAATAGAAGCTCTTGAGACGATGACAATGGACAGCCCCTCCCCTTCTCTCTCAGCCGCAAAGGCCTTCTTGTACTTGCAGCAATCTAGGAGTAAAGAAGCCTGGGAGGCTTTAGAAGCGAATGATATTTTCAAAGAGGCCCCTGCCAAACTGTTTATCCCTTTCCTTGACTATCTATATGACACCCAGAACTGGGAAGAGTTAGTGAATTGGTTGAGAAGATCCGTATCTTTTTTCAATCGGAAACGGACCAAAGAACTTGAACTTTATGCCGATTTTTGGACAAAAGCCATTGTGCATCTCCCTCAAGCGGAAGAACACATGTGGAGCGTTCTAGAAGAACTATTGCCTTATTCTTTCCGAATTATTGAGGAAATGCTGTACGATCAAAGGAAATGGAAGCCTTGGTTAGAAATGCAGATCCTACAGGGGCATGACCCTCTTTACCATCGCGTCAATGTTCTGCAGCCGATTGAGAAGGATACCCCTAAGCTACTTCTACCCTATTACCATCAAGCGGTAGATCACTATGTGAGTTTGAAAAATCGGCATGATTATAAATTAGCGGTAAGGCTCCTCAAGAGACTAGATAAAGTGTACAAGAAAATGAAACAAACCGAGCGATGGGAACATTTCTTTTCTGGTTTCGTGGAACGACACAGCAGGCTAAGGGCGCTGCAAGAGGAACTTAGGAAAGGAAAGCTACTCGGATGA
- a CDS encoding DUF2809 domain-containing protein, translating to MNTRITYFAAIITTVVLGLSSRTFSGVIPLFMAKHAGDVLWASMVYFGFRFLFIQRSLKWAVVISVLFSFAIECSQLYKEEWIIEIRNTIIGSLILGRGYLTIDLFRYVIGIMIAFWIDKLWLQRNN from the coding sequence TTGAATACTCGGATAACGTATTTTGCAGCCATCATAACTACCGTCGTTTTAGGCTTAAGCTCAAGAACGTTCTCCGGCGTAATTCCATTATTTATGGCTAAACATGCTGGGGACGTGCTTTGGGCAAGTATGGTCTATTTTGGTTTTCGATTTTTATTTATACAGAGAAGTTTAAAATGGGCAGTAGTGATCAGTGTTTTATTTAGCTTTGCTATTGAATGTAGTCAGTTATATAAAGAAGAATGGATAATCGAAATAAGAAATACGATTATTGGATCCCTCATACTTGGAAGAGGATATTTAACGATTGATTTGTTTAGATATGTCATAGGGATTATGATTGCTTTTTGGATAGACAAGCTATGGCTGCAGCGCAATAACTAA